Proteins encoded together in one Camelina sativa cultivar DH55 chromosome 9, Cs, whole genome shotgun sequence window:
- the LOC104710121 gene encoding type IV inositol polyphosphate 5-phosphatase 9 isoform X2 gives MLGSYREVMWPRLVANKILRKSVGSNNFVADFPPDTDQKLLEASGLLDERPSFTSKSILLEQHKTTHLNYKVFASTWNVGGIVPDDGLDMDDLLETHKTPCDIYVLGFQEVVPLRASNVLGPDNNKVSAKWNSLIRETLNKGVAEPHRDKDVSESKGTNSISQDFRCIISKQMVGILITVWVRGDLWPYIRHPSVSCVGCGIMGCLGNKGSVSVRFQLHETTFCFVCCHLASGGRDRDERQRNSDVNEILARSSFPRGSSLDLPKKILDHDRVIFLGDLNYRISLPEEKTRLLVKSKEWNILLENDQIFRGWQEGIVMFAPTYKYIPNSDLYYGCITYQKDEKKRAPAWCDRIIWYGSGLKQHEYARGETKISDHRPVKAIFTAEVTVIRHGKKIRNLFFSDRFEETIDVDAKDYSWIST, from the exons ATGCTTGGAAGCTATAGAGAA GTTATGTGGCCAAGACTTGTGGCCAACAAGATCCTAAGGAAAAGCGTCGGGAGCAACAACTTCGTCGCTGATTTCCCACCTGATACAGATcagaagcttctagaagcttccGGACTACTTGATGAACGACCTTCTTTCACTTCTAAATCAATTCTACTCGAGCAACACAAAACCACGCATCTTAACTACAA ggtttttgcaaGCACATGGAACGTCGGTGGTATTGTACCGGACGATGGGCTTGACATGGATGATTTATtggaaacacacaaaacacCGTGCGACATATACGTGCTTGG GTTTCAAGAGGTTGTGCCTCTTCGAGCTTCGAATGTATTGGGACCAGATAACAATAAGGTCTCTGCAAAATGGAACTCTTTGATaagagagactttaaacaagggAGTAGCAGAACCTCATCGAGACAAGGACGTGTCGGAATCAAAGGGCACTAATAGTATTTCACAAGATTTCAGATGTATCATAAGTAAACAGATGGTCGGAATCTTGATCACCGTTTGGGTCCGAGGTGATCTCTGGCCATATATCCGGCATCCTAGCGTTTCATGCGTTGGATGCGGCATCATGGGTTGCTTAGGAAACAAG GGATCGGTATCGGTTAGGTTTCAGTTGCACGAAACGACCTTCTGTTTTGTTTGCTGCCATCTAGCTTCCGGTGGCCGGGACCGAGATGAAAGGCAGAGAAACTCCGATGTTAATGAGATCTTAGCGAGATCGAGTTTTCCTCGAGGCTCGTCTCTAGATTTACCTAAAAAGATTCTTGATCACGA TCGAGTAATTTTTCTGGGAGACTTGAATTATAGAATTTCACTACCCGAGGAGAAGACAAGATTATTGGTGAAAAGCAAAGAATGGAACATCTTACTAGAAAATGATCAG ATTTTCAGAGGATGGCAAGAAGGAATTGTCATGTTTGCTCCAACTTATAAATATATTCCAAATTCGGATTTATATTATGGATGCATTACATACCAAAAAGACGAGAAGAAACGAGCTCCTGCATG GTGTGATCGAATAATATGGTACGGAAGTGGACTGAAGCAACATGAATATGCAAGAGGAGAAACGAAGATATCTGATCACAGACCTGTCAAAGCAATATTCACCGCAGAAGTTACTGTTATACGGCATGGTAAAAAGATtcgtaatttatttttctcggACAGATTTGAAGAAACAATTGACGTAGATGCTAAAGACTACTCGTGGATATCTACGTAG
- the LOC104710121 gene encoding type IV inositol polyphosphate 5-phosphatase 9 isoform X1 encodes MLGSYREVMWPRLVANKILRKSVGSNNFVADFPPDTDQKLLEASGLLDERPSFTSKSILLEQHKTTHLNYKVFASTWNVGGIVPDDGLDMDDLLETHKTPCDIYVLGFQEVVPLRASNVLGPDNNKVSAKWNSLIRETLNKGVAEPHRDKDVSESKGTNSISQDFRCIISKQMVGILITVWVRGDLWPYIRHPSVSCVGCGIMGCLGNKGSVSVRFQLHETTFCFVCCHLASGGRDRDERQRNSDVNEILARSSFPRGSSLDLPKKILDHDRVIFLGDLNYRISLPEEKTRLLVKSKEWNILLENDQLSMEILNGQIFRGWQEGIVMFAPTYKYIPNSDLYYGCITYQKDEKKRAPAWCDRIIWYGSGLKQHEYARGETKISDHRPVKAIFTAEVTVIRHGKKIRNLFFSDRFEETIDVDAKDYSWIST; translated from the exons ATGCTTGGAAGCTATAGAGAA GTTATGTGGCCAAGACTTGTGGCCAACAAGATCCTAAGGAAAAGCGTCGGGAGCAACAACTTCGTCGCTGATTTCCCACCTGATACAGATcagaagcttctagaagcttccGGACTACTTGATGAACGACCTTCTTTCACTTCTAAATCAATTCTACTCGAGCAACACAAAACCACGCATCTTAACTACAA ggtttttgcaaGCACATGGAACGTCGGTGGTATTGTACCGGACGATGGGCTTGACATGGATGATTTATtggaaacacacaaaacacCGTGCGACATATACGTGCTTGG GTTTCAAGAGGTTGTGCCTCTTCGAGCTTCGAATGTATTGGGACCAGATAACAATAAGGTCTCTGCAAAATGGAACTCTTTGATaagagagactttaaacaagggAGTAGCAGAACCTCATCGAGACAAGGACGTGTCGGAATCAAAGGGCACTAATAGTATTTCACAAGATTTCAGATGTATCATAAGTAAACAGATGGTCGGAATCTTGATCACCGTTTGGGTCCGAGGTGATCTCTGGCCATATATCCGGCATCCTAGCGTTTCATGCGTTGGATGCGGCATCATGGGTTGCTTAGGAAACAAG GGATCGGTATCGGTTAGGTTTCAGTTGCACGAAACGACCTTCTGTTTTGTTTGCTGCCATCTAGCTTCCGGTGGCCGGGACCGAGATGAAAGGCAGAGAAACTCCGATGTTAATGAGATCTTAGCGAGATCGAGTTTTCCTCGAGGCTCGTCTCTAGATTTACCTAAAAAGATTCTTGATCACGA TCGAGTAATTTTTCTGGGAGACTTGAATTATAGAATTTCACTACCCGAGGAGAAGACAAGATTATTGGTGAAAAGCAAAGAATGGAACATCTTACTAGAAAATGATCAG ctAAGCATGGAGATCTTGAACGGCCAGATTTTCAGAGGATGGCAAGAAGGAATTGTCATGTTTGCTCCAACTTATAAATATATTCCAAATTCGGATTTATATTATGGATGCATTACATACCAAAAAGACGAGAAGAAACGAGCTCCTGCATG GTGTGATCGAATAATATGGTACGGAAGTGGACTGAAGCAACATGAATATGCAAGAGGAGAAACGAAGATATCTGATCACAGACCTGTCAAAGCAATATTCACCGCAGAAGTTACTGTTATACGGCATGGTAAAAAGATtcgtaatttatttttctcggACAGATTTGAAGAAACAATTGACGTAGATGCTAAAGACTACTCGTGGATATCTACGTAG